A single Venturia canescens isolate UGA chromosome 1, ASM1945775v1, whole genome shotgun sequence DNA region contains:
- the wge gene encoding uncharacterized protein wge isoform X3: protein MLVPPVVQGGTGSRQVGDTGGNRGQQSTVPSAPATLWPLAPSQHNQTASQQSHATPPLAATPLPAHNQGVSRYGLYSLFPGGGGASYVAATPATPSSTSARAYHATTHKERTVSESVFSAAVGVGVGGYTWGAPTPPPGSPYSPVPVTQLELLAKNLASLAPHHATGHQQTSHQAHQSLSLQGAVGVNVAAAAAGASLHHAQHTQHTLNLAGLHHLHHGESTMTTTSATSFTSKFIDEHTLTFGGLHQNAFSPQLSLVTAGTPTLTINSFSSPSNSQQGSVVPTTGVLLHQDYQTQTQAITSTGCTTAVNVSTIPSGSTSSSMSTMLVQAGAHNGNNTGGFLQQTTSCSSSSSMKKLENFGTVQTTTTGQTVKLENKTRQPCICKSNNGKTKLVHSDAGCSRTLPVASSWNSQTEGMTLCTSNSNNIVTGTTTTGVVNASLVKREPMTTVPCQVAEVSTSLHATTTAVKIEPMPTKSENGIVVSTAGSGGIPVGIAVARQRLQHQETTSSSMRNVSLSHHTSHHASYHHFQPDNLGSATAMTMGGATLVHCGNSGDERPAHLTIPSGSLAPSLNAALGSTLNSGLGNIGGAGNPPAAGTTAASWPPTIWQYPTAAMPAMEPVGFPQMGVGLQSGLQGGLQLVRDPTSGHLLLIHAAAEQMQQAVVWPNYPNHNGHNIGPPPLLLPPPPQPPSLQLLSDIGGARFVLTENKRKQQSTVPIVKIEADCGSSPTTIIASAESSKTLQTVTSMASALMPDAPLLTTLHYYPHAPALVQISQAEQTHCTSQQRHTFLSKATSPVSCLTPPPEVSQIHAIEPPETTPIGVQDASNQTDGVETDDEHLPNDSYVKQEHCSTPCQSVMTNPTSFDLVSSSHERTKAPLGMIPLTNNTLIDQSMIAQTACNLIGKFEKSENTVINAADCTRYATTTSVTTITRCGSEINSVDRTIESVVSCRSINDDDANLDEEDSLNIDEESGCEDRVSRIGSRVIEITEENCDSFHENLEFFGRRRDPVEQIRKPFYSEAMLNEERALEIKRNEDSISMLETSDEITSKQEDEQISVGSPQIANHAENAEENLHKEVATSKELVVPSVCEESARDCDDRGESVVESTNPPIVEEPSQVFGRSFDMPSIDCDEERETLAVIVVKQEKDDETIGHDSHSGTNDASSQAEKSLRHERKQSVERFHPGIENVVEKLKKNAAAALHDHQAAYNSENSREGQSEIERSPSHLEQPSRKLENGLKKMLLRSHENSANSEHFSSSMSLETHPKIIQADSFGKGVCSKTWLPTDNNNDISSNNHNLKITDKNTNDAILKGGKIAPIYPSSNSVNQDEEYPREFSSNKLSTKIEADQTIGRKYDLTSKPSFVNEIIDSKHSSQRDETKNCIDDQIVKLKAPEKPKQNVDLSGLELLSNSIAQYEHLVPGTPGYEDHVMNSSDQQSQQDESNNNEVDSPLGLLCALAEQRFMEEVGSSGSKKPKEYVDNSEEISQAGRLLLNLGKCSDNERKRKRSLVDENEEDGIDKSKRIREDSTGRESPSAEYTPRFVDKYSKARRFVAKSREDTLYADKTRRNSVSMVNNEVAPTTNGTKRNYVENEVEFTDSEAENIDARVCPLRLSISREDSEKCDLTTAENPNGNDQDWPNMDAMELDMRVRMADIQKQYKEKQKELLKLPPKKDEKRSPGRPRKKSQTSSDYGSMDLNASPPKSPIDEALDNANQQPLTSMPNLAIPRCNVNLVKLGEPRSHIKLLDNIPSIPIPVPPVASPITVLPAAKLITEDEDKNSLALGYETASSSAPTVASSSSASKKRKVGRPRKLMCSSGSARHLTETIVAKKPKSKSSLVGYLMTSKNRHLQNKFLGKSGYTPLPFKSGIAGNKNSKSHKIAKSKVKPVKQTPLHNKNVISSIIAEKAKLSQETKLERQVTKVKPKLKAEAKMKMWEEDESGEWNYTIERVPPEVPSVEKESTTEMQPEPAKIVVEEETNEVEPDRQEKLKKKKRKSTSTSPNRRKSSDHERKESRKRKSSLDCKECKECAKAAKADNKSDNILSKCKLTDAHLAIDQLRVLTAMGGLFYAGRLSAVQAPDVYAITLDGERGNRPHIHSREEILRDAIVEVCPSSTKELPPGTRLCAYWSQQYRCLYPGTSVEPSEADPELDEKFVSVEFDDGDSGRIALDDIRLLQPDYPVVEYDPNPLLTLGKRRRQTSMSTDEKRSSSAGNVRDAQSLTIARDGQTNENLMVDRKIEGDVTELRKGDGAEANALGEHRERKRLKKRRRDKLKRLNEAQEGKKKHRKHKCCEEHRKHKHRKHRKHKHKHNHHSSYSEGSHVSGGESCSGHKSEEETSPSNENAEKALDIPQEEEEVGERNEGLCQPQEEEEERLDEPVVDPIIPEGKVEKPKKQEKKAKARERQESVESRSKMAAFLPARQLWGWAGKGYRRPGAKGRAKKQFFRAIQRGNETIQIGDSAVFLSTGRPDRPYIGRIESMWETSSSNMIVKVKWFYHPEETVGCPPNLKYPGALFESPHMDENDVQTISHKCEVLKLADYTKKLGKEPHRYLTIYDNNDIYYLAGYYDPTTYLLNMQPDVV, encoded by the exons CGCCACCCCCGGGCTCACCGTACAGTCCTGTACCCGTGACTCAGCTCGAACTACTTGCCAAGAATCTGGCGAGTCTGGCACCGCATCACGCGACCGGTCATCAGCAAACATCTCATCAGGCTCATCAGTCCCTGAGCTTACAAGGCGCTGTGGGGGTTAACGTTGCAGCTGCTGCAGCCGGTGCGAGTCTACATCATGCCCAGCACACTCAACACACCCTCAATCTCGCCGGTCTTCATCATCTTCATCACGGTGAgtcgacgatgacgacgacatCGGCGACCTCCTTTACGTCCAAGTTTATTGACGAGCATACGCTCACCTTCG GAGGTCTCCATCAAAACGCATTCTCGCCTCAATTATCACTGGTGACGGCGGGTACACCGACGTTAACTATAAACAGCTTCTCGTCACCGAGTAACAGCCAACAGGGGAGCGTCGTTCCAACGACCGGTGTACTCCTTCACCAGGATTATCAGACTCAGACTCAGGCAATAACGAGCACCGGATGTACGACGGCGGTCAACGTTTCGACGATACCGAGTGGCTCGACTTCGAGTTCTATGAGCACGATGCTCGTACAGGCTGGTGCACATAATGGTAACAATACCGGTGGCTTTCTTCAACAAACGACTagctgcagcagcagcagcagtatgAAGAAACTCGAGAACTTTGGCACTGTACAAACTACGACCACCGGACAAACGGTCAAGTTGGAGAACAAAACTCGCCAGCCATGTATATGCAAAAGTAATAACG GCAAAACGAAATTGGTCCATTCCGATGCCGGCTGTAGTCGCACCCTGCCAGTTGCCTCGTCCTGGAACAGTCAAACGGAGGGAATGACTCTGTGCACGAGCAATTCGAATAATATAGTTACGGGTACAACGACGACGGGAGTCGTGAACGCGAGTCTCGTGAAGCGAGAGCCTATGACAACGGTACCGTGTCAAGTAGCCGAAGTCTCGACCTCCCTTCACGCGACAACGACCGCTGTTAAGATCGAGCCTATGCCGACAAAGTCCGAAAATG GAATCGTCGTCTCAACAGCAGGATCTGGCGGAATTCCGGTTGGTATCGCAGTCGCGCGACAGAGACTACAGCACCAGGAAACAACGTCGTCGTCGATGCGAAACGTATCACTGAGTCATCACACCTCGCATCATGCGAGCTACCACCATTTTCAACCTGACAATCTCG GCTCCGCAACAGCTATGACCATGGGAGGAGCCACCCTGGTGCACTGCGGAAACAGTGGGGATGAACGTCCAGCCCATCTCACCATTCCCTCTGGTAGCCTCGCACCCTCTCTCAACGCAGCTCTTGGCTCTACACTCAATTCTGGCCTCGGTAATATCGGAGGTGCGGGAAATCCCCCTGCCGCCGGGACGACGGCTGCCTCCTGGCCACCGACGATCTGGCAATATCCGACAGCAG CAATGCCTGCAATGGAGCCCGTTGGTTTTCCACAAATGGGAGTCGGTCTACAGAGTGGTCTTCAGGGTGGTTTGCAGCTTGTCAGAGATCCGACTAGTGGACACCTCTTACTTATACACGCAGCTG CTGAACAGATGCAACAGGCTGTTGTATGGCCGAATTATCCGAACCACAACGGTCACAATATCGGACCACCCCCACTTTTACTTCCGCCGCCACCGCAACCGCCGTCACTTCAACTTTTGAGCGACATTGGAGGTGCCAGATTTGTACTGACTGAAAACAAGAGGAAACAACAAAGCACTGTACCAATCGTCAAGATCGAGGCTGATTGTGGCAGCAGTCCAACAACTATTATTg CATCCGCGGAATCGAGTAAAACCCTCCAGACCGTGACGTCGATGGCAAGTGCTCTCATGCCGGACGCCCCTCTTCTGACAACCCTTCACTATTATCCTCACGCTCCGGCCCTCGTGCAGATAAGCCAAGCAGAGCAAACGCACTGCACATCACAG caACGACATACGTTTCTGTCGAAAGCAACATCCCCAGTTTCGTGTCTCACACCACCACCAGAAGTGTCGCAAATTCATGCGATTGAGCCACCCGAAACGACGCCGATCGGGGTTCAAGATGCGTCCAACCAAACTGACGGTGTCGAGACCGATGACGAACATTTGCCGAATGATTCTTACGTCAAGCAAGAACACTGCTCAACGCCCTGTCAATCTGTGATGACGAATCCCACGAGTTTTGATTTAGTTTCCTCGAGTCACGAGCGCACAAAAGCACCGTTGGGTATGATCCCCTTAACGAACAATACTCTCATCGACCAATCGATGATCGCACAAACGGCGTGCAACCTCATCGGTAAGTTCGAAAAGTCCGAAAACACTGTGATAAATGCTGCTGACTGCACGAGATATGCAACGACGACCTCTGTCACGACGATAACCCGGTGCGGCAGCGAAATCAACTCAGTCGATCGAACAATCGAGAGTGTCGTTAGCTGTCGTTCGATCAATGACGATGATGCTAATCTTGATGAGGAAGATTCATTGAATATCGATGAAGAATCTGGTTGCGAGGACAGAGTATCAAGAATAGGTTCCAGAGTTATTGAAATAACGGAAGAAAACTGTGACAGCTTTCATGAGAATCTCGAATTTTTTGGTCGCAGACGTGATCCCGTTGAACAGATAAGGAAACCCTTCTATTCTGAGGCGATGCTTAACGAAGAGAGAgctttggaaataaaaaggaacgagGATTCTATAAGTATGCTGGAAACGAGTGATGAGATAACGAGCAAGCAGGAAGACGAGCAAATTTCGGTCGGCAGCCCTCAAATTGCAAATCATGCGGAAAATGCCGAAGAAAATTTGCACAAAGAAGTTGCAACCTCAAAGGAACTTGTTGTTCCCTCTGTATGTGAAGAGAGTGCTCGAGACTGCGATGATAGGGGGGAGAGCGTGGTCGAGTCAACGAATCCACCGATTGTCGAGGAGCCCTCACAAGTATTCGGTAGATCGTTTGACATGCCGTCCATCGATTGCGACGAAGAACGTGAAACTTTGGCAGTGATTGTAGTCAAACAGGAAAAAGACGATGAAACGATTGGCCATGATTCACATTCTGGAACTAATGATGCTTCCTCACAGGCCGAAAAATCACTGCGTCACGAAAGAAAACAGTCGGTCGAGAGATTTCATCCTGGTATTGAAAACGTtgtggaaaaattgaagaaaaatgccgCAGCAGCACTGCATGATCATCAGGCAGCTTATAACTCTGAAAATTCAAGAGAGGGACAATCAGAGATTGAAAGATCTCCGTCACACCTCGAACAGCCATCCAGAAAACTGGAAAATGGCTTGAAGAAAATGTTACTGCGTTCCCATGAGAATTCAGCGAATTCCGAGCACTTTTCAAGCTCGATGTCTCTGGAAACTCATCCCAAAATTATTCAAGCCGATTCGTTTGGCAAAGGAGTCTGCTCAAAAACCTGGTTACCCACTGACAATAACAATGACATCAGCAGTAACAATCATAATTTGAAGATCACTGATAAAAACACTAACGATGCGATTCTTAAAGGAGGAAAAATAGCACCCATTTATCCGTCTTCCAACTCAGTTAATCAGGATGAAGAGTATCCTCGAGAATTTTCCAGTAATAAATTATCAACCAAGATTGAAGCTGACCAAACGATCGGGAGAAAATATGATCTCACAAGCAAACCCAGTTTCGTGAATGAAATAATCGATTCTAAGCATTCGAGTCAACGGGATGAAActaaaaattgtatcgacgaTCAAATAGTTAAGCTTAAAGCACCGGAAAAACCTAAGCAGAATGTGGACCTGAGTGGTCTCGAACTTTTATCCAATAGCATTGCTCAGTACGAGCATCTTGTTCCAGGAACTCCAGGGTATGAGGATCACGTGATGAATTCATCGGATCAACAGTCACAGCAAGACGAAAGCAATAATAACGAAGTTGACAGTCCTCTGGGTCTCTTGTGTGCGCTGGCGGAGCAAAGATTCATGGAAGAAGTTGGTTCCAGTGGATCCAAAAAGCCGAAAGAGTATGTTGATAATTCCGAGGAGATTTCTCAAGCTGGACGGCTTTTGTTGAATTTGGGTAAATGCTCGgacaacgagagaaagagaaaaagatcattggtcgatgaaaatgaagaagacGGAATAGATAAATCAAAGCGAATTCGCGAAGACAGCACCGGAAGGGAAAGTCCCAGTGCTGAATATACTCCTCGGTTTGTTGATAAATATAGCAAAGCTCGAAGATTCGTTGCAAAATCGAGAGAAGACACGCTTTACGCTGACAAAACTCGAAGGAATAGCGTATCGATGGTGAATAACGAGGTAGCTCCAACAACGAATGGAACGAAGAGAAATTACGTGGAGAACGAAGTGGAATTCACTGATTCTGAAGCTGAGAATATTGACGCTCGTGTTTGTCCGCTGCGGTTATCGATTTCAAGGGAggattcagaaaaatgcgatCTAACAACAGCAGAGAATCCGAATGGAAATGATCAAGATTGGCCAAACATGGATGCAATGGAGTTGGACATGAGAGTGAGAATGGCAGATATACAGAAGCAGTACAAAGAAAAGCAGAAAGAACTTCTAAAATTACCACCGAAGAAAGATGAGAAGAGAAGTCCCGGGCGGCCGAGAAAAAAGAGTCAAACGAGTTCTGACTACGGTAGTATGGATCTCAACGCTTCACCTCCGAAGTCACCCATTGACGAGGCTCTGGATAACGCTAATCAGCAGCCTCTTACATCCATGCCAAATCTTGCGATTCCCAGGTGCAACGTTAATCTTGTTAAACTTGGCGAACCCAGGAGCCATATCAAATTGTTGGATAACATACCAAGCATTCCAATACCGGTTCCTCCTGTAGCATCACCGATTACCGTGCTACCGGCTGCTAAATTGATAACAGAAGATGAAGACAAAAATAGTTTAGCG TTGGGATACGAGACAGCTTCGTCGTCAGCGCCAACAGTTGCTAGTTCGAGTTCGGCATCGAAGAAGCGAAAAGTTGGAAGACCAAGAAAGCTCATGTGTAGTTCCGGGAGTGCGAGACATTTGACGGAAACTATAGTCGCGAAGAAACCGAAGAGCAAAAGTTCCCTCGTGGGTTATCTAATGACATCGAAAAACAGACACTTGCAAAATAAG TTCCTTGGTAAATCCGGCTACACGCCACTTCCATTCAAGTCTGGTATTGCGGGTAACAAGAACTCCAAGTCCCATAAAATCGCGAAATCAAAGGTCAAACCGGTCAAGCAAACCCCGTTGCACAACAAGAACGTGATAAGTTCTATTATAGCTGAGAAAGCGAAACTCAGCCAGGAAACAAAGTTGGAGAGACAAGTGACGAAGGTTAAGCCGAAATTAAAAGCGGAGGCTAAGATGAAGATGTGGGAGGAAGATGAAAGCGGAGAATGGAATTATACGATTGAAAGGGTTCCACCCGAAGTTCCAAGCGTTGAAAAAGAATCCACTACG GAGATGCAACCAGAGCCAGCTAAGATTGTGgtggaagaagaaacgaatGAGGTAGAACCAGATCGGCAAGAAaagctgaaaaagaaaaaacgtaaatcAACATCGACCTCACCGAACAGACGCAAGTCCAGTGATCACGAAAGAAAAGAATCGAGAAAACGAAAGTCATCTTTGGATTGCAAAGAGTGCAAAGAGTGTGCTAAAGCTGCGAAAGCCGATAATAAATCGGATAATATTCTCTCAAAGTGTAAACTGACAGATGCGCATTTAGCGATCGATCAGTTGAGAGTATTGACGGCTATGGGAGGATTGTTCTATGCCGGCAGATTGAGTGCTGTGCAAGCACCTGATGTTTACGCGATTACCCTCGACGGTGAACGGGGCAATAGACCTCATATACATTCCCGAGAAGAAATTCTCCGAGATGCT ATCGTCGAGGTTTGTCCCTCCTCAACGAAGGAATTACCACCTGGCACGAGACTCTGCGCTTACTGGAGTCAACAATATCGTTGCTTGTACCCTGGTACTTCTGTCGAACCCTCGGAGGCGGATCCtgaactcgatgaaaaattcgtcaGCGTGGAATTTGACGATGGTGATAGCGGCAGGATTGCGTTGGACGATATTCGATTGCTTCAACCTGATTATCCTGTTGTTG AATACGATCCCAATCCTTTGCTCACATTGGGAAAAAGGCGTAGACAAACATCGATGTCGACGGATGAAAAACGTTCATCATCAGCTGGAAATGTACGGGATGCTCAATCTTTAACGATAGCTAGAGATGGTCAAACGAACGAAAACTTAATGgttgatcgaaaaattgagggtGATGTGACGGAGCTCCGCAAAGGCGATGGAGCGGAAGCTAATGCTTTGGGAGAGCATCGGGAGAGGAAGAGGCTGAAAAAAAGGAGACGCGATAAACTTAAGAGACTCAACGAAGCTCAAGAGGGAAAGAAGAAACATCGTAAGCACAAATGTTGCGAGGAGCATCGAAAACACAAGCACAGGAAACATCGGAAACATAAGCACAAGCACAATCATCATAGTAGTTACAGCGAGGGGAGTCATGTCAG TGGAGGAGAGAGCTGCAGTGGGCACAAAAGTGAGGAGGAAACGTCGCCGTCTAATGAGAATGCGGAAAAGGCGCTTGACATTCCacaagaagaagaggaagtaGGAGAAAGGAATGAGGGACTATGCCAACCtcaagaagaagaggaagaacgtCTCGATGAGCCGGTCGTCGATCCAATTATACCGGAggggaaagttgaaaaaccgAAGAAACAAGAGAAGAAAGCAAAAGCTAGAGAACGTCAAGAATCGGTGGAAAGTCGTAGCAAAATGGCAGCGTTTTTACCGGCACGACAATTGTGGGGTTGGGCAGGAAAAGGTTATCGGAGACCGGGTGCGAAAGGTCGagcgaaaaaacaatttttccggGCTATTCAACGCGGCAACGAGACTATACAGATCGGTGACAGCGCTGTATTCCTCTCTACCGGTCGACCAGACAGACCTTACATCGGTAGGATCGAATCGATGTGGGAAACATCGAGTTCAAACATGATCGTCAAAGTCAAATGGTTCTATCATCCTGAAGAGACTGTCGGGTGTCCACCGAATCTCAAATATCCG ggtGCGCTTTTTGAATCACCGCACATGGACGAGAACGACGTGCAAACGATATCTCACAAGTGCGAGGTCCTGAAATTAGCagattatacgaaaaaattaggAAAAGAACCGCACAGATACTTAACGATCTACGACAACAACGACATATATTATCTCGCTGGATATTACGATCCGACAACTTATCTTCTCAATATGCAGCCCGATGTTGTTTGA